The following are encoded together in the Streptomyces tsukubensis genome:
- a CDS encoding cytochrome P450 family protein, translated as MTTDDLGSGTDAEPVDLLSKELAADLHAGYARLRERSPVLTASVMGGPPMCLVTRYSDVRSVLVDPRFRSDPASVPDGQDVRGAIMSTLNIPDDLVDYLAQNILSTDGADHTRLRRLVARGFTARRVARLRSRIEEITARLLDELAATGADGGPVDLVEGLCYPLPITVICELVGIPVEDRPGWQQRGRTLSSMNPDGLSTALREVVEHVHELIARRRAAPADDMITELIQAQEDDGDRLSDREMVTMVIALVIAGHDTTAQLLASSVQALLEHPGQLAPLIEHSGGWTEAVQELMRMRGPVFGQVRYPTTDVEVGGTVLRAGKPVMPGLLCANTDPREFDRADELDLRREIGPVERHLTFGKGAHYCLGAPLVTDELEIALRALFTRFPRLSLAEPGVEREMRPGSSRIVGLSVHLPEVKR; from the coding sequence GTGACCACAGACGACTTGGGCTCAGGTACCGACGCCGAACCGGTCGACCTTCTCTCGAAGGAGCTGGCGGCCGACCTCCACGCCGGGTACGCCCGATTACGTGAGCGTTCCCCCGTACTCACCGCGTCAGTGATGGGTGGCCCCCCGATGTGCCTGGTCACCCGGTATTCGGATGTCCGGTCGGTCCTGGTGGACCCGCGCTTTCGCAGCGACCCGGCCTCGGTACCCGACGGTCAGGACGTGCGGGGCGCGATCATGAGCACCCTGAACATTCCCGACGACCTCGTGGACTACCTGGCACAGAACATCCTGAGCACGGACGGTGCCGACCACACCCGGCTGCGGAGGCTCGTCGCCCGGGGGTTCACGGCGCGGCGGGTGGCGCGGCTGCGATCCAGGATCGAGGAGATCACCGCGCGGCTGCTGGACGAATTGGCCGCGACCGGCGCCGATGGTGGGCCGGTCGATCTGGTCGAGGGTCTCTGCTACCCCTTGCCGATCACCGTGATCTGCGAGCTGGTCGGGATCCCCGTCGAAGACCGGCCGGGGTGGCAACAGCGGGGACGGACGCTGTCGTCGATGAATCCTGACGGCCTCTCGACGGCGTTGCGTGAGGTTGTCGAGCACGTGCACGAACTGATCGCGCGTCGGCGTGCCGCCCCCGCCGACGACATGATCACGGAGTTGATCCAGGCTCAGGAGGACGACGGCGACCGGCTCTCCGACCGCGAGATGGTCACCATGGTCATCGCGCTGGTGATCGCCGGACACGACACCACCGCGCAACTGCTCGCCAGCTCGGTGCAAGCGCTGCTTGAGCACCCCGGTCAACTCGCCCCATTGATCGAGCACTCCGGGGGCTGGACCGAGGCGGTGCAGGAGCTCATGCGCATGCGCGGGCCGGTTTTCGGTCAGGTGCGCTACCCCACCACGGACGTCGAGGTGGGCGGGACAGTACTCCGGGCCGGAAAGCCGGTGATGCCCGGACTGCTCTGCGCGAACACCGACCCGCGCGAGTTCGACCGCGCCGACGAGCTGGACCTGCGCCGGGAGATCGGCCCCGTGGAACGCCACCTGACCTTCGGGAAGGGCGCGCACTACTGCCTCGGCGCCCCACTGGTCACGGACGAGCTTGAGATCGCGCTGCGAGCGTTGTTCACCCGATTCCCGCGCCTGTCGCTGGCGGAACCGGGCGTCGAACGGGAGATGCGGCCCGGATCCAGCCGGATCGTCGGGCTGTCGGTACATCTGCCGGAAGTGAAGCGGTGA
- a CDS encoding DinB family protein encodes MANGRTTFQKFPWCDRDLARAVGRTPSFDEAVVEREITFAQSLSPQLPPHLRRFKDPHPVPEDASAIDRLAALLGRTVPA; translated from the coding sequence TTGGCCAATGGTAGAACCACTTTCCAGAAATTCCCTTGGTGCGACCGGGACCTGGCCCGCGCCGTCGGGCGTACGCCGTCGTTCGACGAGGCCGTGGTGGAGCGGGAGATCACGTTCGCGCAGTCGCTGAGCCCCCAACTGCCGCCGCACCTGCGCAGGTTCAAGGACCCGCATCCCGTGCCCGAGGACGCGTCGGCGATCGACAGGCTGGCCGCACTGCTGGGAAGGACTGTCCCGGCCTGA
- a CDS encoding ATP-binding protein: MRSLPYSVGSLVGRQGEIRQIDETIGTARASGGGVLVVRGEAGVGKTALLRHAERAASGFRVMRAAGAEFESELPFAALHQLCRPLCAPSLGHLAELPAQHREALRVAFGLATGAPDFYRAGLAALELFAAAARDRPLLCVVDDAQWLDAASLKALAFVARRVTAEPVALVFAVRVPAAANELDDLPGLDVGRLSDGDARALLAANGQGALDEQVRDRIMAEARGNPLALLQLPRSDGFDGFAVPDTTSVPSRIERSFRARLAGLPEGARQLLTVASADPTGAPDLLWSAALRMDIDVAAAGATATATGLVEFSTRVRFCHPLARSAVYLAADAGERRRAHRVLAEVTDPVGAPDRRAWHRARGSSGPDEAVAAELERSASRARSRGGVVAAAAFAERAAELSLDPAKRVERTLAAVQARIDAGAPDAAARLLTTVETSPMDEGRHARVDLLRGQLAFMRHDDSEGPMFMVRAGRRLAASDPAMARRCFLDALEMSLVVGRADGAMDMVLAAAKPRAPEPRSPDILDALTLLTTEGHRTAAPLMRNVLDGVDGVDGPMWTERPALAVMLAAELWDPHSHSAIADWLMKTGRESGAPLVLRLGLAQVASYAALTGDLGRAMAAIAEEEAVADATGGPPVTYHRLQLAAMRGRRQEASELFGTAAAASGTGQLITNVHWAAAVLNNGLADYPAALAAAKRATARGGLGLAGMSLPELVEAAVRCDEPREAAIALGSLTERTEASGSASGLGIAAYARGLVTGVEDHYREALDHLDGSPLLPYRARAHLVYGEWLRRAGRRKDSRPHLRTAHELLSEAGMEAFARRAADELRATGEKARSRSVHTYNQLTMQEVHIARLVATGATSNEVAAGLFLSPRTVDAHLRNIFRKLGITSRRQLRDHPGLHSEPMSS, from the coding sequence ATGCGATCGTTGCCGTACTCCGTCGGTTCGCTCGTCGGCAGGCAGGGAGAGATCCGGCAGATCGACGAGACGATCGGTACCGCCCGCGCGAGCGGAGGTGGTGTGCTCGTCGTGCGCGGTGAGGCGGGTGTCGGAAAGACCGCGTTGCTGCGCCACGCCGAGCGGGCGGCCTCCGGGTTCCGGGTCATGCGCGCGGCCGGCGCCGAGTTCGAGTCGGAGTTGCCGTTCGCCGCTCTGCATCAGCTGTGCCGGCCCCTGTGCGCGCCCTCGCTCGGTCATCTCGCCGAACTGCCGGCTCAGCACCGGGAGGCGCTGCGGGTCGCCTTCGGGCTGGCCACCGGCGCGCCCGACTTCTACCGGGCGGGGCTCGCGGCCCTGGAGCTGTTCGCCGCCGCGGCCAGGGACCGCCCGCTGTTGTGTGTCGTCGACGACGCCCAGTGGCTGGACGCGGCCTCGTTGAAGGCGTTGGCCTTCGTCGCCCGGCGGGTCACCGCGGAACCGGTCGCCCTGGTGTTCGCGGTACGGGTGCCCGCCGCGGCGAACGAACTCGACGACCTGCCCGGCCTGGACGTCGGCCGGTTGAGCGACGGCGACGCGCGGGCCCTGTTGGCGGCGAACGGTCAGGGGGCGCTCGACGAGCAGGTGCGTGACCGGATCATGGCGGAGGCACGCGGCAACCCACTGGCACTGCTCCAACTGCCGAGGTCCGACGGTTTCGACGGTTTCGCCGTGCCGGACACCACTTCGGTGCCGAGCAGGATCGAGCGGAGTTTCCGGGCGAGGCTGGCCGGTCTGCCCGAGGGGGCGCGGCAGCTGCTGACCGTCGCGAGCGCCGACCCGACCGGCGCCCCGGACCTGTTGTGGTCCGCGGCGCTGCGCATGGACATCGACGTGGCGGCCGCGGGGGCGACCGCGACCGCCACCGGGCTGGTCGAGTTCTCCACCCGTGTCCGCTTCTGCCATCCGCTGGCCAGGTCGGCCGTCTATCTGGCCGCTGACGCCGGTGAGCGCCGCAGGGCCCATCGGGTGCTGGCCGAGGTGACCGATCCGGTAGGGGCACCTGACCGGCGGGCCTGGCACCGCGCGCGGGGCAGCTCCGGCCCGGACGAAGCCGTCGCCGCGGAGCTGGAACGTTCCGCTTCGCGTGCCAGGTCGCGCGGTGGTGTGGTGGCCGCGGCTGCCTTCGCCGAACGTGCGGCGGAGCTGTCGCTGGACCCCGCCAAGCGGGTCGAACGGACGCTGGCCGCCGTACAGGCCAGGATCGACGCGGGCGCCCCCGACGCGGCGGCACGGCTGCTGACGACCGTCGAGACCTCACCCATGGACGAGGGCCGGCACGCCCGCGTCGACCTGCTGCGGGGCCAGCTGGCGTTCATGCGGCACGACGACAGCGAAGGGCCGATGTTCATGGTCCGCGCGGGGCGGAGGCTCGCCGCTTCGGACCCCGCCATGGCCCGCCGGTGTTTCCTTGACGCGCTCGAAATGAGCCTGGTGGTCGGCCGGGCCGACGGGGCCATGGACATGGTCCTCGCCGCGGCGAAGCCCCGCGCACCGGAGCCCCGCTCCCCTGACATCCTCGACGCGCTGACCCTGCTGACCACAGAGGGGCATCGCACCGCCGCACCCCTGATGCGGAACGTTCTCGACGGGGTGGACGGCGTCGACGGTCCGATGTGGACCGAGCGGCCCGCACTCGCCGTGATGCTGGCAGCCGAGCTGTGGGATCCGCACAGCCACTCCGCGATCGCCGACTGGCTGATGAAGACCGGTCGCGAGTCGGGTGCGCCACTCGTGCTCAGGCTCGGTCTCGCCCAGGTGGCGTCCTACGCCGCGCTCACCGGCGACCTGGGTCGGGCGATGGCCGCCATCGCCGAGGAGGAGGCCGTCGCCGACGCGACCGGTGGGCCGCCCGTGACCTACCACCGGCTGCAACTCGCTGCCATGCGCGGTCGCCGCCAGGAGGCGTCCGAGCTGTTCGGGACGGCCGCGGCCGCGAGCGGCACCGGGCAGCTGATCACCAACGTCCACTGGGCCGCCGCCGTACTCAACAACGGCCTGGCCGACTATCCGGCCGCGCTGGCCGCTGCCAAGCGGGCCACCGCGCGCGGCGGGCTCGGCCTCGCAGGGATGTCCCTGCCTGAACTGGTCGAGGCGGCCGTACGCTGCGACGAGCCCCGTGAAGCCGCCATCGCGCTCGGGTCGTTGACCGAACGCACGGAAGCCTCGGGAAGCGCTTCAGGGCTGGGCATCGCGGCGTACGCGCGAGGCCTGGTGACCGGAGTCGAGGACCATTACCGAGAAGCCCTCGACCACCTCGACGGCAGTCCGCTGCTCCCCTACCGGGCCAGGGCCCACCTCGTGTACGGGGAATGGCTGCGCCGCGCGGGCCGCAGGAAGGACAGCCGACCGCACCTGCGTACCGCCCATGAGCTGCTGTCGGAGGCGGGCATGGAGGCGTTCGCCCGGCGGGCGGCGGACGAACTGCGCGCCACCGGTGAAAAGGCCCGCAGCCGGTCCGTGCACACCTACAACCAGCTCACCATGCAGGAAGTGCACATAGCCCGGCTGGTCGCCACCGGTGCGACCTCCAACGAGGTCGCCGCGGGACTCTTCCTCAGCCCGCGCACCGTCGACGCCCATCTGCGCAACATCTTCCGCAAGCTCGGCATCACCTCTCGCCGACAGCTCAGGGACCATCCCGGCCTCCACAGCGAGCCGATGTCCTCGTGA
- a CDS encoding Lrp/AsnC family transcriptional regulator, giving the protein MNRRVSAIDDLDRRVIAALQLNGRAPWNAVARWVDASETTAQRRYRALREQGLLRVVGTQELARTREGVSMYVRVQAKPGRGLDAAEQFVASENVRFVAVVTGTADLIVDIVTRDNDEMTRMLFTDLPAADLITSREVLPLIRAFRSASMWDTGLLPRGAAEDLRPAPLTTSCDRADWDRAPQALSTLEQSVIAALKEDGRTPVSTLARSLDASESSVARAMERLTSRGILQFRTLVEPALLGYDVEFMVWVSVEPGHLDAAGRQLARHPGVKSLSAATGRFNLVGHMVLPHRRDLYRFTSDVLGTLPGVLTSDVTLHLATLKYSWHRMSHSV; this is encoded by the coding sequence ATGAACCGCCGAGTATCAGCCATCGACGATCTGGACCGCCGCGTCATCGCAGCGCTCCAGCTCAATGGCCGTGCTCCGTGGAACGCGGTGGCCCGCTGGGTGGACGCCAGTGAGACCACCGCGCAGCGCCGCTACCGGGCGCTGCGTGAACAGGGACTGCTGCGGGTCGTCGGCACCCAGGAACTGGCCAGGACACGGGAGGGTGTCTCCATGTACGTCCGCGTCCAGGCCAAGCCCGGCCGGGGACTGGACGCCGCGGAGCAATTCGTCGCCAGCGAGAACGTCCGCTTCGTGGCCGTGGTCACCGGTACCGCCGACCTCATCGTGGACATCGTCACCCGTGACAACGACGAGATGACTCGCATGCTGTTCACGGACCTGCCGGCCGCCGATCTCATCACCAGCAGAGAGGTACTTCCCCTCATCAGGGCGTTCAGGTCGGCGTCCATGTGGGACACCGGCCTCCTGCCCCGGGGAGCGGCGGAGGATCTTCGCCCGGCGCCCCTCACCACCTCCTGCGACCGCGCCGACTGGGACCGTGCGCCACAAGCGCTGAGCACCCTGGAACAGAGCGTCATCGCGGCGCTCAAGGAGGACGGCCGTACCCCGGTCAGCACGCTGGCCAGGAGCCTCGACGCCAGCGAATCCAGCGTCGCGCGCGCCATGGAGCGGCTCACCTCCCGTGGAATCCTGCAGTTCCGCACCCTTGTCGAACCCGCGCTGCTCGGCTACGACGTCGAGTTCATGGTGTGGGTGTCGGTCGAGCCCGGCCACCTCGACGCCGCGGGTCGGCAGCTCGCGCGGCACCCGGGGGTCAAGTCCCTCAGCGCGGCCACCGGACGCTTCAACCTGGTCGGCCACATGGTGCTGCCCCACCGCCGCGACCTGTACCGCTTCACCAGTGATGTCCTCGGCACCCTGCCAGGAGTGCTCACCTCCGACGTGACACTGCACCTCGCCACGTTGAAGTACTCCTGGCATCGGATGTCCCACTCCGTATAG
- a CDS encoding polysaccharide deacetylase family protein — protein sequence MPTDDLSRAAESHRWPEHIWRGHVEAVRTGRRLVPESWPGGARVAVALSFDSDHETIPLRDGETSPGRLAQGEYGARAGAPRIVDLLARYGVPATFFMPAVSALLHPEEARGYVRGGHELAVHGWIHERNTLLGRDEEKELTSRALDTLTTLTGQRPVGIRTPSWDFSDSTLDIMLELGFAYDSSLMGDDEPYEIVAGGRNTGLVEIPVDWIRDDAPYFTMDRYGSVRPHSRPRDVREIWVDEFDAAYRDGGVFQLTLHPHVIGHRSRLVALRELLDHIAAHRDVWFATHAQLAEASRGLLHGRTSARSVADPQEHAP from the coding sequence ATGCCCACAGACGATCTCAGCCGGGCAGCGGAGAGCCATCGCTGGCCCGAGCACATCTGGCGCGGTCATGTCGAGGCCGTCAGGACCGGCCGCCGACTGGTTCCTGAGAGCTGGCCCGGCGGAGCCCGGGTCGCGGTGGCCCTGTCCTTCGACTCCGACCACGAGACGATCCCGCTCCGCGACGGCGAGACCAGCCCCGGCAGGCTCGCCCAGGGGGAGTACGGCGCCCGCGCCGGCGCTCCCCGGATCGTCGACCTGCTCGCCCGATACGGCGTACCCGCCACCTTCTTCATGCCCGCGGTCTCCGCCCTCCTGCACCCCGAGGAAGCGCGCGGCTACGTACGCGGCGGCCACGAACTCGCCGTCCACGGCTGGATCCACGAGCGCAACACACTGCTCGGCCGCGACGAGGAGAAGGAACTCACCTCCCGCGCGCTCGACACCCTCACCACGCTCACCGGTCAGCGGCCCGTCGGTATCCGCACCCCGTCCTGGGACTTCTCCGACTCGACGCTCGACATCATGCTCGAACTCGGTTTCGCCTACGACTCCTCCCTCATGGGTGACGACGAGCCCTACGAGATCGTCGCAGGCGGCCGGAACACCGGCCTGGTCGAGATTCCCGTCGACTGGATCAGGGACGACGCCCCCTACTTCACGATGGACCGCTACGGCTCCGTACGGCCGCACAGCCGCCCGCGCGATGTGCGGGAGATCTGGGTCGACGAGTTCGACGCCGCCTACCGGGACGGCGGGGTGTTCCAGCTCACCCTGCACCCGCACGTCATCGGCCACCGCTCACGCCTGGTGGCGCTGCGGGAACTCCTCGACCACATCGCGGCCCATCGTGACGTCTGGTTCGCCACCCACGCACAGCTCGCGGAGGCCTCCCGCGGCCTGCTGCACGGCCGGACCTCGGCCCGTTCCGTCGCCGACCCCCAGGAGCACGCGCCATGA
- a CDS encoding MFS transporter translates to MSTRNAAADPQDKGLPAPEGRLNRSQRKAIVAGTIGNTVEWVDWSLYSIFASVIADEFFPKGDEAVSLLATLAVFAVGFVMRPVGAAVLGAYADRKGRKKGMTLTVALMAGAGIFIAITPSYDSIGLVSPLLLLLARLVQGFSAGGEFGSSSAFLVESAARGRRAFAGSWQQVSVAGGVLIASLLGTIITSGLGDGAVHSWGWRVAFIFGGLLGLVGLWLRMSVEDTDSFTRAQGSGHTRVNPVKAMFVEHPAATLRVVGITIAGTLTYYIWVNYLPTYAHLTTGIPLSTALLSQTLCLIVFVIALPFAGMLSDRVGRKPTMAGFAGGFVVLAWPLLHLLSNSFVSLFLVQLVGMLLILGYSANCAVIMAEQFPPEVRATGIALPYALAVAVFGGTAPYLTTWMHENGHSGLLWVYVSGAALISLVIYLTMPETKSKEFS, encoded by the coding sequence ATGAGCACTCGCAATGCCGCCGCAGACCCCCAGGACAAAGGGCTGCCGGCCCCCGAAGGCCGACTGAACCGCTCCCAGCGGAAAGCCATCGTCGCGGGCACCATCGGCAACACCGTCGAATGGGTCGACTGGTCCCTCTACTCCATCTTCGCCTCGGTCATCGCCGACGAGTTCTTCCCCAAGGGCGACGAGGCCGTCTCCCTGCTGGCCACGCTCGCCGTCTTCGCCGTCGGCTTCGTGATGCGCCCCGTCGGCGCCGCCGTGCTCGGCGCCTACGCCGACCGCAAGGGCCGCAAGAAGGGCATGACGCTCACCGTCGCCCTCATGGCCGGTGCCGGAATCTTCATCGCCATCACCCCGTCCTACGACAGCATCGGCCTCGTGTCGCCGCTCCTGCTGCTGCTCGCCCGACTCGTGCAGGGCTTCTCCGCGGGCGGCGAGTTCGGCTCCTCCTCCGCCTTCCTCGTCGAGTCCGCGGCCCGCGGCCGTCGCGCGTTCGCCGGGTCCTGGCAGCAGGTGTCGGTCGCGGGCGGTGTCCTCATCGCCTCCCTCCTCGGCACCATCATCACCTCGGGGCTCGGCGACGGGGCCGTGCACTCCTGGGGCTGGCGCGTCGCGTTCATCTTCGGCGGCCTGCTGGGACTGGTCGGCCTGTGGCTGCGGATGTCCGTCGAGGACACCGACTCCTTCACCCGCGCCCAGGGCTCGGGCCACACCCGCGTCAACCCCGTCAAAGCGATGTTCGTGGAGCACCCCGCCGCCACCCTGCGCGTCGTCGGCATCACGATCGCGGGCACTCTCACCTACTACATCTGGGTCAACTACCTCCCGACGTACGCGCACTTGACCACCGGCATCCCGCTCAGCACCGCGTTGCTCTCGCAGACCCTGTGCCTGATCGTCTTCGTCATCGCGCTCCCGTTCGCCGGGATGCTCTCCGACCGCGTCGGACGCAAGCCGACCATGGCCGGTTTCGCCGGCGGATTCGTCGTACTGGCCTGGCCCCTGCTGCACCTGCTCAGCAACAGCTTCGTCAGCCTGTTCCTTGTGCAACTCGTCGGCATGCTGCTCATCCTCGGCTACTCCGCCAACTGCGCGGTCATCATGGCCGAGCAGTTCCCGCCCGAAGTACGCGCCACCGGCATCGCCCTCCCCTACGCGCTGGCCGTCGCCGTCTTCGGCGGAACGGCGCCCTATCTCACCACCTGGATGCACGAGAACGGCCACAGCGGCCTGCTGTGGGTCTACGTCTCCGGCGCCGCGCTGATCTCCCTCGTCATCTACCTCACGATGCCTGAAACCAAGTCCAAGGAGTTCAGCTGA
- a CDS encoding SDR family NAD(P)-dependent oxidoreductase has product MTHVLVTGAAGGIGGAIAEAFAAQGALLTLADRQPAALERTAARLGRRAAVRTADLALPDSPAAVVEAAWSGHGPVDILVNAAGLYPSLDMADVDAASWDRLFAINLRAPVLTTATFARLAMKEGRPGSVVNISSGAAQRSRPGGGPYASSKAALEMATRAAALELGAHHIRVNAVSPGFVPVASDCNPVSARYAKAIGTNPLGRSGTPEDIARAVTWLAGPDASWITGEVLRVDGGSSTGALHLPRIWQLDDAPDPAAALEGHTR; this is encoded by the coding sequence ATGACCCACGTCCTCGTCACCGGTGCCGCGGGCGGCATCGGCGGGGCGATCGCTGAGGCGTTCGCCGCTCAAGGAGCACTCCTCACCCTCGCCGACCGTCAGCCCGCCGCCCTGGAGAGGACAGCCGCCCGCCTCGGGCGCCGCGCCGCCGTCCGGACCGCGGACCTCGCCCTGCCGGACTCGCCCGCCGCCGTGGTCGAAGCGGCGTGGTCGGGTCACGGCCCCGTGGACATCCTCGTCAACGCGGCGGGCCTGTACCCCTCCCTCGACATGGCCGACGTCGACGCCGCCTCCTGGGACCGGCTGTTCGCCATCAATCTGCGCGCACCGGTACTGACCACCGCGACCTTCGCTCGGCTCGCCATGAAGGAGGGCCGGCCCGGCTCGGTCGTCAACATCTCCTCCGGCGCCGCGCAGCGGAGCCGTCCTGGCGGAGGGCCCTACGCGAGTTCGAAGGCGGCCCTGGAGATGGCCACGCGTGCCGCCGCCCTCGAACTGGGCGCCCACCACATCCGCGTCAACGCCGTCAGCCCGGGTTTCGTCCCGGTCGCGAGTGACTGCAACCCCGTCTCCGCCCGGTACGCGAAGGCCATCGGGACCAATCCGCTCGGGCGCTCGGGAACCCCCGAGGACATCGCCCGAGCCGTGACCTGGCTCGCCGGTCCTGACGCTTCCTGGATCACCGGTGAAGTCCTGCGCGTCGACGGCGGATCGAGCACGGGCGCCCTGCACCTGCCCCGTATCTGGCAGTTGGACGACGCCCCCGACCCGGCTGCCGCCTTGGAAGGACACACCCGATGA
- a CDS encoding 2-dehydropantoate 2-reductase, translating to MNHASTEPAPYTVVGGGAIGGTLAFALASAGHPVTLVDTDRAHVDAIRAGGLVVARGDARTSLPVTAVTPDEFTGSLDRVLLAVKAQATPAAVDWIEPRLAADGYVVSLQNGFNEARIAEGVGARRTVAAFVNIFADVVEPGVVLDGGAGALVIGEPGGAPVSARVRDLVADLHSWGPAVASDNVEGYLWAKAGFGAMLSATALADAPMADLIDRHRPTMAAVAGEVFAVADRLGITLEPFDAFDPHPFRQDADPAARDAAFDHLTAWLRTQSKDRSGIWRDLAVRHRPVEVATQYVDVFAHATERGLSTTVLRTVMNGLEELQGAPHLMAEARLDRLDRLARTESPAHLADSTQAEAIRDWLDQHREDMVADLAAYTSQGSASDDQEALAACLAWLRGWLDERLGTPQAEEIFPREGAGDILVRRYPARDAGAAPTGPPVLLLGHYDTVWPTGTLESWPFHRDGDHISGPGVFDMKAGLVQAVWALRALDALGLPRPASTLMLNGDEETGSIASREAIVAEARDSRLAMVFEAAADGAIKTARKGVGLFTVTITGIEAHAGLDPTAGASAVDELAHQILHLSGLRAPDAGTTLNIGVVEGGTRGNVTAGRAVAHLDIRVASAAEQQRIDRAFAALRPVDPRTRVEITGGWNRPVFERTEQVAELAGLARRCAALLGHDLSEVSVGGASDGNFVVAAGTPVLDGIGAVGSGAHARSERTSVEGMRERAALAATVLTSLAVG from the coding sequence ATGAACCACGCAAGCACCGAACCGGCTCCCTACACCGTCGTGGGCGGCGGAGCGATCGGCGGCACCCTCGCCTTCGCCCTGGCGAGCGCGGGACACCCCGTCACCTTGGTCGACACCGACCGGGCGCACGTCGACGCCATCCGCGCGGGCGGGCTCGTCGTCGCCCGCGGCGACGCGCGCACCAGCCTGCCGGTCACCGCGGTGACCCCCGACGAGTTCACCGGCAGCCTCGACCGCGTCCTGCTCGCCGTGAAGGCGCAGGCCACCCCGGCCGCCGTCGACTGGATCGAGCCGCGTCTGGCCGCGGACGGCTACGTCGTCTCCCTCCAGAACGGATTCAACGAAGCGCGCATCGCCGAGGGCGTGGGCGCACGGCGTACCGTCGCCGCGTTCGTGAACATCTTCGCCGACGTCGTGGAACCCGGCGTCGTCCTCGACGGCGGCGCGGGGGCCCTCGTCATCGGCGAGCCCGGCGGCGCACCGGTCAGCGCCCGGGTCCGCGACCTGGTGGCCGACCTGCACAGCTGGGGCCCGGCCGTGGCCAGCGACAACGTCGAGGGATACCTGTGGGCCAAGGCGGGCTTCGGCGCGATGCTCTCCGCCACCGCCCTCGCGGACGCCCCGATGGCCGACCTGATCGACCGGCACCGCCCCACCATGGCCGCGGTGGCGGGTGAGGTCTTCGCCGTGGCCGATCGCCTCGGCATCACGCTGGAGCCTTTCGACGCCTTCGACCCCCACCCCTTCAGGCAGGACGCCGACCCGGCGGCCCGCGACGCCGCCTTCGACCATCTCACCGCCTGGCTGCGCACCCAGAGCAAGGACCGCAGCGGCATCTGGCGCGACCTCGCGGTGCGCCACCGGCCCGTCGAGGTCGCCACCCAGTACGTCGACGTCTTCGCCCACGCGACAGAGCGGGGACTGTCCACCACCGTCCTGCGCACGGTCATGAACGGCCTGGAGGAACTGCAGGGCGCCCCGCACCTGATGGCGGAGGCACGACTGGACCGCCTTGACCGCCTCGCGAGGACGGAGTCGCCCGCGCACCTCGCCGACTCCACACAGGCCGAGGCGATCCGCGACTGGCTCGACCAGCACCGCGAGGACATGGTCGCCGACCTCGCCGCCTACACCTCCCAAGGCAGCGCCAGCGACGACCAGGAAGCCCTCGCCGCCTGCCTGGCATGGCTGCGCGGCTGGCTCGACGAGCGCCTGGGCACCCCGCAGGCCGAGGAGATCTTCCCTCGCGAGGGCGCGGGCGACATCCTGGTGCGCCGCTACCCCGCGAGGGACGCCGGGGCGGCCCCCACCGGACCGCCGGTCCTGCTCCTGGGCCACTACGACACCGTATGGCCGACCGGCACCCTGGAGAGCTGGCCGTTCCACCGCGACGGCGACCACATCAGCGGACCGGGCGTCTTCGACATGAAGGCCGGTCTGGTGCAGGCGGTATGGGCCCTGCGCGCCCTCGACGCCCTCGGTCTGCCCCGCCCGGCCAGTACCCTGATGCTCAACGGCGACGAGGAGACGGGCAGCATCGCCTCGCGCGAGGCGATCGTCGCCGAAGCCCGTGACAGCCGGCTCGCCATGGTCTTCGAGGCGGCCGCCGACGGCGCGATCAAAACAGCCCGCAAGGGCGTCGGACTGTTCACCGTGACCATCACCGGCATCGAGGCTCACGCCGGTCTTGACCCCACTGCGGGGGCCAGCGCGGTGGACGAACTCGCCCATCAGATCCTGCACCTGTCAGGGCTGCGTGCCCCGGACGCCGGGACCACTCTCAACATCGGTGTGGTGGAGGGCGGTACCCGCGGCAACGTCACAGCGGGGCGCGCCGTCGCCCACCTCGACATACGCGTGGCGTCAGCGGCGGAGCAGCAGCGTATCGACCGTGCCTTCGCCGCCCTGCGTCCGGTCGACCCGCGTACTCGCGTGGAGATCACCGGGGGGTGGAACCGCCCCGTCTTCGAGCGGACCGAGCAGGTCGCTGAGCTGGCGGGCCTGGCCCGCCGATGTGCCGCACTTCTGGGACACGACCTGTCCGAGGTCTCGGTCGGCGGTGCCAGCGACGGGAACTTCGTCGTCGCCGCGGGCACCCCGGTGCTCGACGGTATCGGTGCGGTCGGCTCGGGCGCTCACGCCCGCTCCGAGCGGACCTCGGTGGAGGGCATGCGGGAACGTGCCGCGCTGGCCGCCACCGTGCTGACCTCGCTGGCCGTCGGGTAA